A single region of the Nocardioides sp. W7 genome encodes:
- a CDS encoding class E sortase has product MSTVESVARRTTLHPGEVDASPPPGRDEESGRRISSQVLIGVSLLVTWLLVYLFGLSGLEQGQSQSALYDRLRTELAEGTAPTGAPIEPGSPVALLSAPAAGIEDLVVVEGSRPSQLQDGAGHVLGSVLPGQQGVSMVAGRSLSFGAPFARIAELPLGAPLTVTTGQGVFSYEVVGARTDGDPTLPAPAAGAARLTLVTASRGGGLGGLQPKETVYVDAALAEGAVAPGPVSTKDTAVELMSTRTDTTTLALLALSLQVLVIALVGFAWSWTSWSRAATWIAGAPCVLAALWLATSVASRLLPALI; this is encoded by the coding sequence ATGAGCACGGTCGAGTCGGTCGCGCGTCGTACGACCCTGCACCCGGGCGAGGTCGACGCCTCGCCGCCGCCGGGGCGGGACGAGGAGAGCGGTCGCCGGATCTCCTCGCAGGTCCTGATCGGGGTCTCGCTCCTGGTGACCTGGCTCCTGGTCTACCTGTTCGGGCTGAGCGGGCTCGAGCAGGGGCAGTCCCAGAGCGCGCTGTACGACCGGCTGCGCACCGAGCTGGCCGAGGGGACCGCGCCGACCGGTGCGCCGATCGAGCCCGGCAGCCCGGTGGCGCTGCTCTCCGCCCCGGCGGCCGGCATCGAGGACCTGGTGGTCGTCGAGGGCAGCAGGCCGAGCCAGCTGCAGGACGGTGCCGGCCACGTGCTCGGCAGCGTGCTCCCCGGTCAGCAGGGCGTCAGCATGGTCGCCGGCCGGTCGCTGAGCTTCGGTGCTCCGTTCGCGCGGATCGCCGAGCTCCCCCTGGGCGCTCCGCTCACGGTGACCACCGGCCAGGGGGTCTTCAGCTACGAGGTGGTCGGTGCCCGGACCGACGGCGACCCCACCCTGCCGGCTCCCGCAGCCGGAGCGGCACGGCTGACACTGGTGACCGCCTCCCGTGGGGGCGGCCTGGGCGGGCTGCAGCCGAAGGAGACCGTCTACGTCGACGCGGCGCTCGCCGAGGGCGCCGTCGCGCCCGGCCCCGTCTCGACCAAGGACACCGCGGTCGAACTGATGTCGACCCGGACCGACACCACGACCCTGGCCCTGCTGGCCCTGTCCCTGCAGGTCCTGGTGATCGCGCTCGTGGGGTTCGCCTGGTCCTGGACGTCCTGGTCCCGGGCCGCGACCTGGATCGCGGGGGCACCCTGCGTCCTGGCCGCGCTGTGGCTCGCCACCTCCGTCGCCTCTCGCCTCCTCCCGGCGCTCATCTGA
- a CDS encoding substrate-binding domain-containing protein — MHQHRKRLGATIVALATTGALGLSAAPAQADPSPQPNDVVSTGSDIIQNSFNFLADGYHQLPGYNTAGNRWRFVNFDSSGDAQGRSAFTDPRLLPTVDVGGAKYVKQDDIKLLNPTISLRAGQDLVVRPSGGGGGGRDAIINDDQGWIDVGRSPDPLDAVPGGRDYQNEAQNKLGTKLIRVQIATDRQLIATATTTNAPTTLSAAAILNIYSGEWKKWGDITGWGTPAVPGSDPAVANETIVPLILPLDAGMWNTFVANVKRQNPGNGSFAGRGNPNSIQVQQNDPISVTSLPEAQRKNAIVPFPRGRYRTLNAGYYTQTSDGAKTNNYNTETGHRTAASASGIQLLDGASDADVNQPTAAYGGNFAYNAIVRERDLNSTTPWQPGSTLNWVKALFYNPGGPAPFVRTPAGKALLEAAGVTPNYRVYGTNNAEIPVD; from the coding sequence ATGCACCAGCACCGCAAGCGTCTGGGTGCGACGATCGTCGCCCTCGCGACGACCGGCGCGCTCGGCCTCTCGGCCGCGCCCGCCCAGGCCGACCCCTCGCCGCAGCCCAACGACGTCGTGTCCACCGGGTCCGACATCATCCAGAACTCGTTCAACTTCCTGGCTGACGGTTACCACCAGCTGCCCGGCTACAACACCGCCGGCAACCGCTGGCGGTTCGTGAACTTCGACTCGTCCGGCGACGCCCAGGGCCGGAGCGCGTTCACCGACCCGCGGCTGCTGCCGACGGTGGACGTGGGCGGGGCGAAGTACGTCAAGCAGGACGACATCAAGCTGCTCAACCCGACCATCTCCCTGCGCGCGGGCCAGGACCTGGTGGTCCGCCCGAGCGGTGGTGGCGGCGGCGGTCGCGACGCGATCATCAACGACGACCAGGGCTGGATCGACGTGGGCCGCAGCCCCGACCCGCTCGACGCCGTCCCTGGCGGGAGGGACTACCAGAACGAGGCGCAGAACAAGCTGGGGACCAAGCTGATCCGAGTCCAGATCGCCACCGACCGGCAGCTCATCGCCACCGCGACGACGACCAACGCCCCCACGACGCTGTCCGCCGCGGCGATCCTGAACATCTACAGCGGTGAGTGGAAGAAGTGGGGCGACATCACCGGGTGGGGCACACCAGCCGTCCCGGGTTCGGACCCTGCCGTCGCCAACGAGACGATCGTCCCGCTGATCCTCCCTCTCGACGCCGGCATGTGGAACACCTTCGTCGCGAACGTCAAGCGCCAGAACCCGGGCAACGGCAGCTTCGCGGGGCGGGGCAACCCGAACAGCATCCAGGTGCAGCAGAACGACCCCATCTCGGTCACCAGCCTGCCCGAGGCGCAGCGCAAGAACGCGATCGTGCCGTTCCCGCGCGGGCGGTACCGCACCCTGAACGCCGGGTACTACACGCAGACCTCCGACGGTGCGAAGACGAACAACTACAACACCGAGACCGGGCACCGCACCGCGGCGTCCGCCTCGGGGATCCAGCTCCTGGACGGGGCGAGCGACGCCGACGTCAACCAGCCCACCGCGGCGTACGGCGGCAACTTCGCCTACAACGCGATCGTGCGCGAGCGTGACCTCAACAGCACGACCCCGTGGCAGCCCGGCAGCACGCTGAACTGGGTCAAGGCGCTGTTCTACAACCCCGGCGGCCCCGCGCCGTTCGTCCGCACGCCCGCCGGCAAGGCCCTGCTCGAGGCGGCCGGCGTCACGCCGAACTACCGCGTGTACGGGACCAACAACGCCGAGATCCCGGTCGACTGA
- a CDS encoding Ig-like domain repeat protein, producing MKIRVKKTWVAVLGLTLALSTVGGVALGAGADDWYDGDNATVADPDKSAVALKLYDAAGNQVTTGSTTTPIAAFAAADATVRADDAYASLFVHLPQTSTAQGAWPGVQVSGTDKFSGDGAVTPAPGLNGKPFVRTTAAGYTLADVKAAFPNPESSPSFAGVYELRLRTSSATKGVSTAYAAAYVKVTGTTWQVTTAPILGSDPNPQLQPVATSVAVAWPAFAYGRAAAVGATVTAASGAAKPSGSVRLVLGAQTLATATLTAAGTATLPVGATALAPGAHSLKVVYAGVPNAFVASESVAATVTVAKAAGPKPVLKVTKKPTRKKAGKATITVAAPAGLVKAGGKATVVLTKGKAVKKVVVTIKAGKATVKLPKLPKGTWKVRVDYAGDASYLPAKSKTAKVKSK from the coding sequence ATGAAGATCAGAGTGAAGAAGACGTGGGTCGCCGTACTCGGCCTCACGCTCGCCCTGTCCACCGTCGGGGGCGTCGCCCTCGGTGCCGGCGCGGACGACTGGTACGACGGCGACAACGCGACCGTCGCCGATCCCGACAAGAGCGCCGTGGCGCTCAAGCTGTACGACGCCGCAGGCAACCAGGTCACCACGGGCAGCACCACGACGCCGATCGCCGCCTTCGCGGCGGCCGACGCGACGGTGCGTGCGGATGACGCCTACGCCTCGCTGTTCGTGCACCTGCCGCAGACCAGTACCGCCCAGGGTGCCTGGCCCGGCGTCCAGGTCAGCGGCACGGACAAGTTCAGCGGCGACGGTGCCGTGACGCCCGCTCCCGGGCTGAACGGCAAGCCGTTCGTCCGCACGACGGCGGCCGGCTACACGCTGGCCGACGTCAAGGCCGCGTTCCCGAACCCCGAGAGCAGCCCGAGCTTCGCGGGCGTCTACGAGCTGCGGCTGCGCACGAGCTCGGCGACCAAGGGCGTGAGCACGGCGTACGCCGCGGCGTACGTCAAGGTCACCGGCACCACCTGGCAGGTCACGACCGCGCCGATCCTGGGCTCGGACCCGAATCCCCAGCTGCAGCCGGTCGCCACCTCGGTGGCCGTCGCCTGGCCGGCGTTCGCCTACGGCAGGGCCGCCGCGGTGGGGGCGACGGTCACCGCCGCCTCCGGCGCCGCGAAGCCGTCGGGCTCTGTCCGACTGGTGCTCGGCGCCCAGACGCTGGCCACGGCCACGCTGACGGCGGCGGGGACCGCGACCCTGCCCGTGGGAGCGACCGCGCTGGCGCCGGGTGCGCACTCGCTGAAGGTCGTCTACGCCGGTGTGCCGAACGCGTTCGTGGCCTCCGAGTCGGTGGCCGCGACGGTGACGGTGGCCAAGGCCGCAGGCCCCAAGCCGGTGCTGAAGGTGACGAAGAAGCCGACCCGCAAGAAGGCCGGCAAGGCGACGATCACCGTCGCCGCTCCCGCGGGTCTCGTGAAGGCGGGCGGCAAGGCCACGGTCGTGCTGACCAAGGGCAAGGCCGTCAAGAAGGTCGTCGTCACGATCAAGGCGGGCAAGGCGACGGTGAAGCTGCCGAAGCTGCCCAAGGGCACCTGGAAGGTGCGGGTCGACTACGCGGGTGACGCGTCGTACCTCCCGGCGAAGTCCAAGACGGCGAAGGTCAAGTCGAAGTAG
- a CDS encoding phosphate ABC transporter ATP-binding protein — protein sequence MSAEMTGVLPAVVEDETTETPLVPPGPEVAAPAAASTVVSTAATLEADRVSAWFGQRKVLDRVSLDIPAGMVTALIGPSGCGKSTFLRILNRMHELVPSAQLAGEVRLDGQDIYDPARRLTDARKAIGMVFQKPNPFPAMSIADNVLAGLKITGTKIARPDREALIEDSLTRAGLWAEVKDRLKQPGSALSGGQQQRLCIARSLAVRPRVLLMDEPCSALDPTSTRVVEETIGEIARDVTIVIVTHNMQQAHRVSDQCAFFLAAQGTPGVIVEHGPTDAIFEDPQDQRTADYVHGRFG from the coding sequence ATGAGTGCAGAGATGACCGGTGTGCTGCCGGCCGTCGTGGAGGACGAGACGACAGAGACACCGTTGGTCCCGCCCGGTCCGGAGGTCGCAGCGCCGGCGGCCGCCTCGACGGTGGTCTCCACCGCAGCGACGTTGGAGGCCGACCGGGTCTCGGCGTGGTTCGGCCAGCGCAAGGTGCTGGACCGGGTCTCGCTCGACATCCCCGCCGGCATGGTGACGGCGCTGATCGGGCCGTCCGGGTGCGGCAAGTCGACGTTCCTGCGCATCCTCAACCGGATGCACGAGCTGGTGCCGAGCGCCCAGCTCGCGGGGGAGGTGCGCCTGGACGGTCAGGACATCTACGACCCGGCCCGGCGGCTGACCGACGCCCGCAAGGCGATCGGGATGGTCTTCCAGAAGCCCAACCCGTTCCCGGCGATGTCGATCGCCGACAACGTGCTCGCCGGCCTGAAGATCACCGGCACCAAGATCGCCCGCCCGGACCGGGAGGCGCTGATCGAGGACTCCCTGACCCGCGCCGGGCTCTGGGCCGAGGTCAAGGACCGGCTCAAGCAGCCCGGCTCCGCCCTGTCCGGCGGCCAGCAGCAGCGGCTCTGCATCGCCCGGTCACTCGCGGTGCGGCCGCGGGTCCTGCTCATGGACGAGCCCTGCTCGGCCCTCGACCCCACCTCGACGAGGGTGGTGGAGGAGACGATCGGGGAGATCGCCCGGGACGTCACGATCGTGATCGTCACCCACAACATGCAGCAGGCGCACCGGGTCTCCGACCAGTGCGCCTTCTTCCTGGCGGCCCAGGGCACGCCCGGCGTGATCGTCGAGCACGGCCCGACGGATGCGATCTTCGAGGACCCGCAGGACCAGCGGACCGCGGACTACGTCCACGGCCGGTTCGGCTGA
- a CDS encoding FAD/NAD(P)-binding protein gives MTTGRRPRGHGPTVAVVGAGAAGTLVALHLTRTAARRSTGLDIVLVDPVDRRGQGVAFGTPDEQHLLNVPASGMTALPEEPGHFAAWRQRDAQELDPDAGTLPYDFAPRRQWARYLDETLEEARHASFGEVGLRHVRQQVVGVRRTTTGISLRTANGGEVVADAVVIASGLPAAGDSWAPESLASSAFFVADPWARGALDVVRRDRTGPGDVLLVGTGLTMVDVAFSLTDQDNRSDRVVHATSRNGRLPQVHAPQPQLAAIPDISEWGPSLAEVRAAVERHVAEVRATTGDWRPALDGLRFRVQELWGRLSEEDRLEFLSRDAGRWNTFRHRMAPSSAVRLDALQAEHRLVINTGRVVGAEPLPTGGLRVSLDDGSTRDVGWVVNCTGPQADLRLLGNPVLDDLLRERGGATLASIDVAGLGLRTDEGRLVASDGETDTPLWTLGALRRGELWETTAVPEIRLQAASVARAVLDEVAPLPRRLADGRVVGGRHPVARPRDPLGLPLSTTSEAASAYNAGLERLMRLQDGAEEQLRRATELDPGFALAHAALAMLGHEAGADADVRASLEAARKAARQRGDDRERSLVDVVGLRVKDVRRAGSDALMHHISLHPRDVLAVSAAVPTIAFSGVTDVQQEAWDLVEGLAPAYGDHWWYISLLAFTRQDQGLFEEAGLLAESALSCEPSSGHAVHAQTHVLYETGQHEVGRVWLDHWVAESGRSASHRAHFSWHAALHELALGDTEAVRRRYYSQLAAPEVTGVRALIDSASLLWRWRTTTTGWDAAVALGAPGAAGGAFPGEVVQPPVAPVLAAVDPALLDRPQTPFVALHAAIALAAAGDTARLRDLAAHCRRSRDGVLRGTVATLCQALEATVESRWSDAATLIEDVLPMLARVGGSAAQREVVEETLLIALVNAGMPERALKVLDERLHRRPSPLDQRRRCSLEPAPATVPS, from the coding sequence ATGACCACAGGACGCCGCCCGCGCGGGCACGGACCGACCGTCGCGGTGGTGGGTGCGGGCGCGGCCGGCACCCTCGTCGCGCTCCACCTGACCCGGACCGCGGCCCGCCGCAGCACCGGACTCGACATCGTTCTGGTCGACCCCGTCGACCGGCGCGGCCAGGGCGTGGCGTTCGGCACCCCCGACGAGCAGCACCTGCTCAACGTGCCCGCCTCCGGCATGACGGCACTCCCCGAGGAGCCCGGCCACTTCGCCGCCTGGCGCCAGCGCGACGCCCAGGAGCTCGACCCCGACGCCGGCACCCTCCCCTACGACTTCGCGCCCCGGCGGCAGTGGGCCCGCTACCTCGACGAGACCCTCGAGGAGGCGCGGCACGCGTCCTTCGGCGAGGTCGGCCTGCGGCACGTCCGCCAGCAGGTCGTCGGGGTACGCCGGACCACCACCGGCATCTCGCTGCGCACGGCCAACGGCGGCGAGGTCGTCGCCGACGCCGTCGTGATCGCCTCCGGGCTCCCCGCGGCCGGCGACTCGTGGGCCCCCGAGTCGCTCGCCTCCTCCGCGTTCTTCGTGGCCGACCCGTGGGCCCGCGGCGCCCTCGACGTCGTACGCCGCGACCGCACCGGACCCGGCGACGTACTGCTGGTCGGCACCGGCCTGACCATGGTCGACGTCGCCTTCTCGCTGACCGACCAGGACAACCGCTCGGACCGGGTGGTGCACGCGACCTCGCGCAACGGCCGACTCCCCCAGGTGCACGCCCCGCAGCCCCAGCTCGCCGCGATCCCGGACATCTCCGAGTGGGGACCGAGCCTCGCCGAGGTGCGCGCGGCGGTCGAGCGGCACGTGGCCGAGGTGCGCGCGACCACCGGCGACTGGCGACCCGCGCTCGACGGGCTGCGGTTCCGCGTGCAGGAGCTGTGGGGTCGCCTCTCCGAGGAGGACCGGCTGGAGTTCCTGTCCCGCGACGCCGGACGCTGGAACACCTTCCGGCACCGGATGGCGCCCTCGAGCGCGGTCCGCCTCGACGCCCTGCAGGCCGAGCACCGCCTGGTGATCAACACCGGCCGGGTCGTGGGCGCCGAGCCGCTGCCCACCGGCGGACTCCGGGTCAGCCTCGACGACGGCAGCACCCGCGACGTCGGCTGGGTGGTCAACTGCACCGGCCCGCAGGCGGATCTCCGGCTGCTCGGCAACCCCGTCCTCGACGACCTGCTGCGCGAGCGCGGCGGCGCCACGCTCGCGTCGATCGACGTCGCCGGCCTCGGCCTGCGCACCGACGAGGGCCGACTGGTGGCCTCCGACGGCGAGACCGACACCCCGCTGTGGACCCTCGGCGCGCTGCGTCGCGGCGAGCTGTGGGAGACCACCGCCGTCCCCGAGATCCGGCTCCAGGCCGCCTCCGTCGCCCGGGCGGTGCTCGACGAGGTGGCTCCGCTCCCCCGTCGGCTCGCCGACGGCCGGGTCGTGGGCGGGCGGCACCCCGTCGCCCGGCCGCGCGACCCGCTGGGGCTGCCCCTGTCGACGACCAGCGAGGCCGCCAGCGCCTACAACGCCGGCCTCGAGCGGCTGATGCGACTCCAGGACGGTGCCGAGGAGCAGCTGCGCCGGGCCACCGAGCTCGACCCGGGCTTCGCGCTGGCGCACGCCGCACTGGCCATGCTCGGCCACGAGGCCGGTGCGGACGCCGACGTACGCGCCTCGCTCGAGGCGGCCCGCAAGGCCGCCCGTCAGCGCGGCGACGACCGCGAGCGCAGCCTCGTGGACGTCGTGGGCCTGCGGGTCAAGGACGTCCGCCGCGCCGGGTCGGATGCCCTGATGCACCACATCTCGCTGCACCCGCGCGACGTGCTCGCCGTCTCCGCGGCGGTCCCCACGATCGCCTTCTCCGGCGTCACCGACGTCCAGCAGGAGGCGTGGGACCTGGTCGAGGGGCTGGCTCCGGCGTACGGCGACCATTGGTGGTACATCTCGCTACTCGCCTTCACCCGCCAGGACCAGGGCCTCTTCGAGGAGGCCGGTCTGCTCGCCGAGAGCGCGCTGTCCTGCGAGCCGTCCTCCGGCCACGCGGTGCACGCGCAGACCCACGTCCTCTACGAGACCGGCCAGCACGAGGTCGGCCGGGTCTGGCTCGACCACTGGGTCGCGGAGAGCGGCCGCTCCGCGAGTCACCGTGCGCACTTCTCGTGGCACGCCGCCCTCCACGAGCTCGCGCTCGGCGATACCGAGGCGGTACGCCGGCGCTACTACTCACAGCTCGCCGCCCCCGAGGTCACCGGCGTGCGCGCCCTGATCGACTCCGCGTCGCTGCTGTGGCGCTGGCGGACGACCACGACCGGCTGGGACGCCGCCGTGGCGCTGGGCGCCCCGGGCGCGGCCGGCGGCGCGTTCCCCGGCGAGGTCGTCCAGCCCCCGGTCGCCCCGGTCCTGGCGGCCGTCGACCCCGCGCTGCTGGACCGGCCGCAGACGCCGTTCGTCGCGCTGCACGCGGCGATCGCCCTCGCCGCGGCCGGTGACACCGCCCGGCTGCGCGACCTGGCCGCGCACTGCCGCCGCTCGCGCGACGGCGTGCTCCGCGGCACGGTCGCGACCTTGTGCCAGGCCCTGGAGGCCACGGTCGAGTCGCGCTGGTCGGACGCCGCCACGCTGATCGAGGACGTGCTCCCGATGCTCGCCCGGGTCGGCGGCTCCGCGGCCCAGCGCGAGGTGGTCGAGGAGACGCTGCTGATCGCGCTGGTCAACGCCGGGATGCCCGAGCGGGCGCTGAAGGTGCTCGACGAGCGGCTGCACCGGCGCCCCTCGCCGCTGGACCAGCGGCGCCGGTGCTCCCTGGAGCCGGCGCCGGCCACGGTCCCGTCCTGA
- a CDS encoding YajQ family cyclic di-GMP-binding protein yields the protein MADSSFDIVSKIDRQEVDNALGQTAREIATRFDFKGTGATIEWQGDEAIEITASADDRASAVLDVFKDKLIKRQQSLKILDASEPRASGQQSKIGIALKEGISSEDAKKISKLIRDEGPKGVKAQIQGDELRVSSKKRDDLQAVQALVKQQDYDFAVQFANYR from the coding sequence ATGGCCGACTCGTCCTTCGACATCGTCAGCAAGATCGACCGCCAGGAGGTCGACAACGCGCTGGGCCAGACCGCCCGCGAGATCGCCACCCGCTTCGACTTCAAGGGCACCGGCGCCACCATCGAGTGGCAGGGCGACGAGGCGATCGAGATCACCGCCTCCGCCGACGACCGGGCGAGCGCCGTACTCGACGTCTTCAAGGACAAGCTCATCAAGCGTCAGCAGAGCCTGAAGATCCTCGACGCCTCCGAACCGCGCGCCTCGGGCCAGCAGAGCAAGATCGGGATCGCCCTGAAGGAGGGCATCTCGTCGGAGGACGCCAAGAAGATCAGCAAGCTGATCCGCGACGAGGGCCCCAAGGGCGTCAAGGCGCAGATCCAGGGCGACGAGCTCCGGGTCTCCTCCAAGAAGCGCGACGACCTCCAGGCCGTCCAGGCCCTGGTTAAGCAGCAGGACTACGACTTCGCGGTGCAGTTCGCCAACTACCGCTGA
- a CDS encoding MFS transporter produces MVAPTRIASELPAPTTQPRSSPRVVVATLSLCGIVVSLQQTVLLPLLPRLPELLDTSADSASWLVTATLLTGAIATPTVSRLADMYGKRRMIAVALAVSVLGSLLGALSQALPLLITARALQGVGMSLIPVAIAIMRDELPRDRVPLGVALMSATLAIGAGAGPPLSGLISEHLDWHATFWLTGVVGLVLLIAALAILPESPVRTRGTFDVRGAVLLSVALTAVLLALSKGGQWGWTSSATIGLGAAGLALLAVWGPLELRTPSPLVDLRVARRPAVLLVNIASVLVGFAMFTNMLLTTQLLQLPTQTGYGLGLDALHAGLWMVPNAIAFGVMAPVSARLTTRISPQFTMVSGATIMSVAYVARVFLNDNLTQIVIGSVAVGIGTAMVYGALPTLIMRAVPVTETASANGLNVLLRSLGTSTASATTAAVTTAWTITVAGQAYPDLRGLTLLFWISGAAALLAALLGVPMLKMRDFAEEADRTGTDRSGRPAKVVRGQVVDQWARPIRTAVVTVLTPDGDAVDWGQADSDGRFTAAIPAAADYLVVTAAEGWQPRSRIMTLDSDTPLPAIVLRDRLTLKGTITDASGMPISNALVVLTRQSGEAVDSIRTDHEGRYEIPRPANGRYVLTALDPDGAMGARPVTVWEAARSVDLALGTPLA; encoded by the coding sequence TTGGTCGCTCCGACCCGGATCGCGTCGGAGCTCCCTGCGCCCACCACCCAGCCACGCAGCAGCCCGCGAGTGGTGGTCGCCACGCTGTCGCTGTGCGGCATCGTGGTGTCTCTTCAGCAGACGGTGCTCCTCCCGCTGCTCCCCCGCCTTCCCGAGCTGCTCGACACCTCGGCCGACAGCGCGTCCTGGCTGGTGACCGCCACCCTGCTGACCGGCGCGATCGCTACCCCCACGGTGTCGCGCCTCGCCGACATGTACGGCAAACGGCGCATGATCGCCGTCGCCTTGGCTGTCTCGGTGCTGGGCTCACTGCTCGGCGCGCTGAGCCAGGCGCTCCCGCTGCTCATCACCGCCCGCGCGCTGCAGGGCGTCGGGATGTCGCTGATCCCCGTCGCCATCGCCATCATGCGCGACGAGCTGCCGCGCGACCGGGTGCCACTGGGCGTCGCCCTCATGAGCGCCACGCTGGCCATCGGCGCAGGCGCCGGCCCACCCCTCTCGGGTCTCATCTCCGAGCACCTCGACTGGCACGCCACGTTCTGGCTGACCGGCGTCGTCGGCCTCGTCCTGCTCATCGCTGCCCTGGCGATCCTCCCGGAGTCACCCGTCCGGACCCGTGGCACGTTCGACGTGCGCGGCGCCGTCCTGCTGTCGGTCGCGTTGACCGCCGTACTCCTCGCCCTCTCCAAGGGAGGCCAGTGGGGCTGGACGTCGTCGGCCACCATCGGCCTCGGAGCGGCCGGCCTGGCACTGCTCGCCGTCTGGGGTCCGCTCGAGCTCCGCACACCAAGCCCCCTGGTCGATCTGCGCGTGGCCCGGCGACCTGCGGTGCTCCTGGTCAACATCGCCTCCGTACTCGTCGGCTTCGCCATGTTCACCAACATGCTGCTGACCACGCAGCTCCTCCAGCTGCCCACCCAGACCGGCTACGGCCTGGGTCTGGACGCCCTGCACGCCGGCCTGTGGATGGTGCCCAACGCCATCGCCTTCGGAGTGATGGCTCCCGTGTCCGCCCGGCTGACCACCCGGATCAGTCCCCAGTTCACGATGGTCAGCGGCGCGACGATCATGAGCGTCGCCTACGTGGCCCGGGTGTTCCTCAACGACAACCTCACGCAGATCGTGATCGGCTCGGTGGCCGTCGGCATCGGAACCGCCATGGTGTACGGCGCGCTGCCGACACTGATCATGCGCGCGGTCCCGGTCACCGAAACCGCATCCGCCAACGGCCTGAACGTGCTGCTCCGCTCCCTCGGCACCTCGACCGCGAGCGCCACCACCGCCGCCGTCACCACCGCGTGGACCATCACCGTCGCCGGCCAGGCCTACCCGGACCTACGCGGACTCACCCTGCTGTTCTGGATCTCCGGCGCAGCCGCACTCCTCGCCGCCCTCCTCGGGGTGCCCATGCTGAAGATGCGCGACTTCGCCGAGGAAGCCGACCGCACCGGCACCGACCGCAGCGGCCGCCCGGCCAAGGTCGTCCGCGGTCAGGTCGTCGACCAGTGGGCGCGCCCCATCCGCACCGCCGTGGTCACCGTCCTGACCCCCGACGGCGACGCCGTGGACTGGGGACAGGCCGACTCCGACGGCCGGTTCACCGCAGCGATCCCGGCCGCCGCCGACTACCTCGTCGTCACCGCAGCCGAGGGCTGGCAGCCGCGCTCGCGCATCATGACCCTCGACAGCGACACCCCGCTGCCGGCGATCGTGCTGCGCGACCGGCTCACCCTCAAAGGCACCATCACCGACGCATCCGGGATGCCGATCAGCAACGCCCTCGTCGTCCTGACCCGCCAGTCCGGAGAAGCCGTCGACTCGATCCGCACCGATCACGAGGGCCGCTACGAGATCCCCCGCCCCGCCAACGGCCGCTACGTGCTGACCGCCCTGGACCCGGACGGAGCGATGGGAGCGCGCCCGGTCACCGTGTGGGAGGCAGCACGCAGCGTCGACCTGGCACTGGGAACACCCCTGGCCTGA